One region of Bubalus kerabau isolate K-KA32 ecotype Philippines breed swamp buffalo chromosome 6, PCC_UOA_SB_1v2, whole genome shotgun sequence genomic DNA includes:
- the LOC129656255 gene encoding taurochenodeoxycholic 6 alpha-hydroxylase-like isoform X3 translates to MSVSALSPSRALGGVSGLLQVVSLLGLVLLLLKAAQLYLHRQWLLKALHQFPSPPSHWFYGHKREFQEEDELPHLLKRVEKYPRACVRWMWGTRAFVLVYDPDYMKMVLGRSDPKARITYRHLKPWIGTGLLLLEGQTWYQHRRMLTPAFHYDILKPYVGIMADSVRVMLDKWEELISQDSHLEIFGDVSLMTLDTIMKCAFSQQGSVQTDRNSQSYIQAIKDLSHLIFSRLRNAFHQNDLIYRLTPEGRWNHRACQLAHQHTDAVIKERKAHLQKEGELEKVRSRRHLDFLDILLFARMENGSSLSDEDLRAEVDTFMFEGHDTTASGISWILYALASHPEHQQRCREEIQSLLGDGASITWDHLDQMPYTTMCIKEAMRLYPPVPVINRELSKPITFPDGRSLPAGILVSLSIYGLHHNPKVWPNPEVFEPTRFAPGSTRHSHAFLPFSGGSRNCIGKQFAMNELKVAVALTLLRFELSPDPSRVPVPMPVIVLRSKNGIHLQLRKLSDPGGDKDKL, encoded by the exons ATGAGTGTCTCTGCACTGAGCCCCTCCAGAGCCCTGGGCGGGGTCTCTGGGCTCCTGCAGGTGGTCTCCCTGCTCGGCCTGGTTCTGCTTTTGCTCAAGGCGGCACAGCTCTACCTGCACAGACAGTGGCTGCTCAAAGCCCTTCATCAGTTCCCGTCTCCTCCTTCCCACTGGTTCTACGGACACAAGCGGGAG TTCCAAGAGGAGGACGAGCTGCCACACCTACTGAAAAGGGTAGAGAAATACCCAAGGGCCTGTGTTCGCTGGATGTGGGGCACAAGGGCCTTCGTATTGGTCTACGACCCTGACTACATGAAGATGGTCCTGGGGAGATCAG ACCCAAAGGCTCGCATTACCTACAGACACCTGAAGCCCTGGATTG GGACAGGTCTGCTGCTGTTGGAGGGGCAGACGTGGTACCAGCACCGGCGGATGCTGACCCCAGCCTTCCACTATGACATCCTGAAGCCCTACGTGGGAATCATGGCCGACTCTGTCCGAGTGATGCTC GACAAGTGGGAGGAGCTCATCAGCCAGGACTCACATCTGGAGATCTTTGGAGATGTCTCCTTGATGACCCTGGACACCATCATGAAGTGCGCCTTCAGCCAACAGGGCAGCGTCCAGACGGACAG GAACTCCCAGTCCTACATCCAGGCCATCAAGGACCTCAGTCATCTGATTTTTTCCCGACTGCGGAATGCGTTCCACCAGAACGACCTCATCTACAGGCTGACCCCTGAAGGCCGCTGGAACCACCGGGCCTGCCAGCTCGCCCATCAACACACAG ATGCAGTGATCAAGGAGAGGAAGGCTCACCTGCAGAAGGAGGGAGAGCTGGAGAAGGTGAGGAGCAGGAGGCACTTGGACTTCCTGGACATCCTCCTCTTTGCCAGA ATGGAGAATGGGAGCAGCTTGTCTGACGAGGACCTCCGTGCTGAGGTGGACACGTTCATGTTTGAGGGTCACGACACCACAGCCAGTGGCATCTCCTGGATCCTCTATGCTCTAGCCTCCCACCCAGAACATCAGCAGAGGTGTCGGGAAGAGATCCAGAGCCTCCTGGGGGATGGCGCCTCCATCACCTG GGACCATCTGGACCAGATGCCCTACACGACCATGTGCATCAAGGAGGCCATGAGACTCTACCCACCAGTACCAGTCATCAACAGAGAGCTGAGCAAGCCCATCACCTTCCCTGACGGACGCTCCTTACCTGCAG GAATCTTAGTCTCCCTCTCCATTTATGGGCTTCATCACAACCCGAAGGTGTGGCCGAACCCAGAG GTGTTTGAGCCAACTCGGTTTGCGCCAGGTTCTACTCGACACAGTCATGCCTTCCTGCCCTTCTCAGGAGGATCCAG GAACTGCATCGGGAAGCAGTTTGCCATGAATGAGTTGAAGGTGGCCGTGGCCCTGACCTTGCTTCGCTTTGAGCTGTCACCGGATCCCTCCAGGGTCCCTGTGCCCATGCCAGTCATTGTGCTGAGATCCAAAAATGGGATCCACTTGCAGCTCAGGAAGCTCTCTGATCCAGGTGGGGACAAGGACAAGCTCTGA
- the LOC129656255 gene encoding cytochrome P450 4A24-like isoform X1, with translation MSVSALSPSRALGGVSGLLQVVSLLGLVLLLLKAAQLYLHRQWLLKALHQFPSPPSHWFYGHKREFQEEDELPHLLKRVEKYPRACVRWMWGTRAFVLVYDPDYMKMVLGRSDPKARITYRHLKPWIGTGLLLLEGQTWYQHRRMLTPAFHYDILKPYVGIMADSVRVMLDKWEELISQDSHLEIFGDVSLMTLDTIMKCAFSQQGSVQTDRLTPEGRWNHRACQLAHQHTDAVIKERKAHLQKEGELEKVRSRRHLDFLDILLFARMENGSSLSDEDLRAEVDTFMFEGHDTTASGISWILYALASHPEHQQRCREEIQSLLGDGASITWDHLDQMPYTTMCIKEAMRLYPPVPVINRELSKPITFPDGRSLPAGILVSLSIYGLHHNPKVWPNPEVFEPTRFAPGSTRHSHAFLPFSGGSRNCIGKQFAMNELKVAVALTLLRFELSPDPSRVPVPMPVIVLRSKNGIHLQLRKLSDPGGDKDKL, from the exons ATGAGTGTCTCTGCACTGAGCCCCTCCAGAGCCCTGGGCGGGGTCTCTGGGCTCCTGCAGGTGGTCTCCCTGCTCGGCCTGGTTCTGCTTTTGCTCAAGGCGGCACAGCTCTACCTGCACAGACAGTGGCTGCTCAAAGCCCTTCATCAGTTCCCGTCTCCTCCTTCCCACTGGTTCTACGGACACAAGCGGGAG TTCCAAGAGGAGGACGAGCTGCCACACCTACTGAAAAGGGTAGAGAAATACCCAAGGGCCTGTGTTCGCTGGATGTGGGGCACAAGGGCCTTCGTATTGGTCTACGACCCTGACTACATGAAGATGGTCCTGGGGAGATCAG ACCCAAAGGCTCGCATTACCTACAGACACCTGAAGCCCTGGATTG GGACAGGTCTGCTGCTGTTGGAGGGGCAGACGTGGTACCAGCACCGGCGGATGCTGACCCCAGCCTTCCACTATGACATCCTGAAGCCCTACGTGGGAATCATGGCCGACTCTGTCCGAGTGATGCTC GACAAGTGGGAGGAGCTCATCAGCCAGGACTCACATCTGGAGATCTTTGGAGATGTCTCCTTGATGACCCTGGACACCATCATGAAGTGCGCCTTCAGCCAACAGGGCAGCGTCCAGACGGACAG GCTGACCCCTGAAGGCCGCTGGAACCACCGGGCCTGCCAGCTCGCCCATCAACACACAG ATGCAGTGATCAAGGAGAGGAAGGCTCACCTGCAGAAGGAGGGAGAGCTGGAGAAGGTGAGGAGCAGGAGGCACTTGGACTTCCTGGACATCCTCCTCTTTGCCAGA ATGGAGAATGGGAGCAGCTTGTCTGACGAGGACCTCCGTGCTGAGGTGGACACGTTCATGTTTGAGGGTCACGACACCACAGCCAGTGGCATCTCCTGGATCCTCTATGCTCTAGCCTCCCACCCAGAACATCAGCAGAGGTGTCGGGAAGAGATCCAGAGCCTCCTGGGGGATGGCGCCTCCATCACCTG GGACCATCTGGACCAGATGCCCTACACGACCATGTGCATCAAGGAGGCCATGAGACTCTACCCACCAGTACCAGTCATCAACAGAGAGCTGAGCAAGCCCATCACCTTCCCTGACGGACGCTCCTTACCTGCAG GAATCTTAGTCTCCCTCTCCATTTATGGGCTTCATCACAACCCGAAGGTGTGGCCGAACCCAGAG GTGTTTGAGCCAACTCGGTTTGCGCCAGGTTCTACTCGACACAGTCATGCCTTCCTGCCCTTCTCAGGAGGATCCAG GAACTGCATCGGGAAGCAGTTTGCCATGAATGAGTTGAAGGTGGCCGTGGCCCTGACCTTGCTTCGCTTTGAGCTGTCACCGGATCCCTCCAGGGTCCCTGTGCCCATGCCAGTCATTGTGCTGAGATCCAAAAATGGGATCCACTTGCAGCTCAGGAAGCTCTCTGATCCAGGTGGGGACAAGGACAAGCTCTGA
- the LOC129656255 gene encoding cytochrome P450 4A24-like isoform X2, whose protein sequence is MSVSALSPSRALGGVSGLLQVVSLLGLVLLLLKAAQLYLHRQWLLKALHQFPSPPSHWFYGHKREFQEEDELPHLLKRVEKYPRACVRWMWGTRAFVLVYDPDYMKMVLGRSDPKARITYRHLKPWIGTGLLLLEGQTWYQHRRMLTPAFHYDILKPYVGIMADSVRVMLDKWEELISQDSHLEIFGDVSLMTLDTIMKCAFSQQGSVQTDRCSDQGEEGSPAEGGRAGEGEEQEALGLPGHPPLCQSEYGLPFRDHLDQMPYTTMCIKEAMRLYPPVPVINRELSKPITFPDGRSLPAGILVSLSIYGLHHNPKVWPNPEVFEPTRFAPGSTRHSHAFLPFSGGSRNCIGKQFAMNELKVAVALTLLRFELSPDPSRVPVPMPVIVLRSKNGIHLQLRKLSDPGGDKDKL, encoded by the exons ATGAGTGTCTCTGCACTGAGCCCCTCCAGAGCCCTGGGCGGGGTCTCTGGGCTCCTGCAGGTGGTCTCCCTGCTCGGCCTGGTTCTGCTTTTGCTCAAGGCGGCACAGCTCTACCTGCACAGACAGTGGCTGCTCAAAGCCCTTCATCAGTTCCCGTCTCCTCCTTCCCACTGGTTCTACGGACACAAGCGGGAG TTCCAAGAGGAGGACGAGCTGCCACACCTACTGAAAAGGGTAGAGAAATACCCAAGGGCCTGTGTTCGCTGGATGTGGGGCACAAGGGCCTTCGTATTGGTCTACGACCCTGACTACATGAAGATGGTCCTGGGGAGATCAG ACCCAAAGGCTCGCATTACCTACAGACACCTGAAGCCCTGGATTG GGACAGGTCTGCTGCTGTTGGAGGGGCAGACGTGGTACCAGCACCGGCGGATGCTGACCCCAGCCTTCCACTATGACATCCTGAAGCCCTACGTGGGAATCATGGCCGACTCTGTCCGAGTGATGCTC GACAAGTGGGAGGAGCTCATCAGCCAGGACTCACATCTGGAGATCTTTGGAGATGTCTCCTTGATGACCCTGGACACCATCATGAAGTGCGCCTTCAGCCAACAGGGCAGCGTCCAGACGGACAG ATGCAGTGATCAAGGAGAGGAAGGCTCACCTGCAGAAGGAGGGAGAGCTGGAGAAGGTGAGGAGCAGGAGGCACTTGGACTTCCTGGACATCCTCCTCTTTGCCAGAGTGAGT ATGGGCTTCCTTTCAGGGACCATCTGGACCAGATGCCCTACACGACCATGTGCATCAAGGAGGCCATGAGACTCTACCCACCAGTACCAGTCATCAACAGAGAGCTGAGCAAGCCCATCACCTTCCCTGACGGACGCTCCTTACCTGCAG GAATCTTAGTCTCCCTCTCCATTTATGGGCTTCATCACAACCCGAAGGTGTGGCCGAACCCAGAG GTGTTTGAGCCAACTCGGTTTGCGCCAGGTTCTACTCGACACAGTCATGCCTTCCTGCCCTTCTCAGGAGGATCCAG GAACTGCATCGGGAAGCAGTTTGCCATGAATGAGTTGAAGGTGGCCGTGGCCCTGACCTTGCTTCGCTTTGAGCTGTCACCGGATCCCTCCAGGGTCCCTGTGCCCATGCCAGTCATTGTGCTGAGATCCAAAAATGGGATCCACTTGCAGCTCAGGAAGCTCTCTGATCCAGGTGGGGACAAGGACAAGCTCTGA